A genomic stretch from Streptobacillus ratti includes:
- a CDS encoding helix-hairpin-helix domain-containing protein: MKKLKYILTILLLLFAFNFIKNILGIEKISNVPNVEINEELVFQDENQNENQNENQNGNQDEKKLNINDVSFEEIVENGFSSKIGYKIIEYRSFVGHIDNLENLVRIKGISKNNLNELKKKFYAQKASSKEYMKHNINYLDEEGLYLLGFSKKEIKNIVYIRELKEIKSELDLKDKVNMDIINKHIIF, translated from the coding sequence GTGAAAAAATTAAAATACATTTTAACAATACTATTATTACTTTTTGCATTTAATTTCATTAAAAATATATTGGGAATAGAAAAAATAAGTAATGTTCCCAATGTAGAAATTAATGAGGAATTAGTTTTTCAAGATGAAAATCAAAATGAAAATCAAAATGAAAATCAAAATGGAAATCAAGATGAAAAGAAATTAAACATTAATGATGTAAGTTTTGAAGAAATCGTTGAAAATGGATTTTCTAGTAAAATAGGGTATAAGATAATTGAATATAGGTCTTTTGTTGGACATATTGATAATTTAGAAAATCTTGTTAGAATTAAGGGTATTAGTAAAAATAACCTAAATGAGTTGAAAAAGAAATTTTATGCTCAAAAAGCTAGTAGTAAAGAATATATGAAGCATAATATTAACTATTTAGATGAAGAGGGATTGTATTTACTAGGGTTTTCAAAAAAAGAAATAAAAAATATAGTATATATTAGAGAGCTTAAAGAAATTAAATCAGAACTTGATTTAAAAGATAAAGTAAATATGGATATTATTAATAAACATATAATATTTTAG